GAAAAATGCAGCTATATCACGCCGGTTCCGGGTGGTGTAGGTCCAATGACCATCGCAGCACTCCTGAAGAATACCTACCATGCGGCTGTAGGTCAGAAAGGTAATATGAACTAATTATAGAGAATAGATGGTACGCATAGGGCTAACGGCATTATGCGTACCTTTGCATTATGTCAACGACTGCCACATATCCAAACGTACGCACGCTCCCGGTAATGGAACGCTTTTACACTATTCAGGGTGAAGGTAATTATCAGGGTTGTGCAGCTTATTTCATCCGCCTCGGCGGTTGCGATGTAGGCTGTCATTGGTGTGACGTGAAGGATAGCTGGGAGGCAGATCGTCATCCACAGCTGGCACTCACGGATATCGTGGGCGAGGCAGCGAGCTACCCCGGCCGCATTGCCGTGATCACCGGTGGTGAGCCTTTGATGCACAACCTGGATGCATTGACAGCAGATTTGCATGCAGCAGGTTTCCGCACTCATATTGAAACTTCAGGTTCATCTCCCCTTTCCGGAAACTGGGACTGGATTACCTTGTCTCCTAAGAAATTCAAGGCGCCACTGCCTGAGATCTGTGCATTGGCTCATGAACTGAAGGTGGTAATCTTTCATAAAAGTGATTTTGCCTGGGCTGAGAAATATGCTGCACTGGCAGGCCCTCATTGTAAACTATATATTCAGCCGGAATGGAATAAAGCGGCTGAAATGACTCCCCTTATCATCGACTATATCAAGGACAACCCTAGGTGGCAACTCTCCCTTCAGGTGCACAAATACATTAATGTGCCATAAGTACAATACACGTTCAGATCATTACGTTTATTGAGAAAAAAATATGTAATCGCATTGATTATCTGATAGAAAGGCATTCATCTGGCGATTTTTTCATATATTGGACCCACATTCCCAATCATGAGTTATGGCTAAATTCCCAATATTGCTGAGTTGTCTTGTGATTTGCCTGGGTGTGCATGCTCAGGTAGTAACCTATGATAACGCTAAGAAAAAAGCACAGAAGAGTTTTGACAATGCACAGTTGGCGGTTTCGGAGTATAAAACGGAAGATGCTATTATTTATTTGCAGGAAGCGATACGGGCTGAGCCTGGATTTGCAGACGCCTATGGACAAATGACAATTTCCTATGTAGAGTTGAAAAAATACAATGAGGCGATCACTAGTTTTGAAACCCTCAGACGGCTGGATAGCAATTCTATCCGACCGGCCCTGATGGCTTACTCCAAAGCCCTGGCAGGTGTTGGCCGATTTAGTGAAGCCCTTACGAATATCAATCTCTATATTGCAACAGGAAAGATCAATAATCCAAAAGCCCAGGCCCTCCAGAAAACTTATACTTACGCCGCCAGAGAAGCAGCTCACCCGGTACCTTTTACCCCCATTAACCTGGGCGATAATATCAATACCAAAGATGCTGAATACTTCCCCTCCCTGACCATCGATAACCAGATGCTTGTTTTTACACGCAGAGTGAATGGTAAGAACGAGGACTTCTATGTGTCAGAAAGAGACGACAGCATGCATTGGAAGAAAGCGTATAACATGGGTGCACCTATTAACTCTACCGCTTTCAATGAAGGTGCGCAGAACATTTCGCAGGATGGGAATATGCTGGTGTTTACAGGTTGTAATTTTCCAAATGGACGTGGCAGCTGCGATATCTACTATGCCATCAGAACAGAAGAAGGTCTTTGGGTAGAACCCATGAACCTGGGTAACCCGATTAATACGCGGGACTGGGAGTCACAACCTTGTCTTTCTCCTGATAAACAGACTTTGTATTTTTCCAGGGCCACAACAGATGCGGGTTCCGATATCTTTATGAGCCAGTTGCAAGCCAATGGCAGATGGGGTACTCCGGAAAGACTGGGACCTAATATCAATACAACTGGCGACGAAGCAACACCTTTTATTCATGCGGATAACCAGACATTGTACTTTGCCTCCAACGGGCATGAGGGTTTTGGTAGTATGGACCTGTTCTACTCCCGCAGACAAGCGGATGGTAGCTGGGGACCAGCCGTGAATATGGGGTACCCGATTAATACCACAGATGAAGAATCAAGCCTGGTGGTAGCAGCAGATGGTAAAACGGCGTATTATGCTTCTGATCGTACGGATAGCCGTGGATCGCTGGATATTTACAGCTTTGAATTGTATCCTGCAGCAAGACCGTTGAAGACATTGTATGTAAGAGGATATGTGTTTGATAAAAAGAGCCAGAAACGCCTGGTGGCAAATATTGAGCTGCAGGACCTGGAGACAGGGCAGACAATGGCGAGTATCAAAAGTGACCTGTTAGGTAATTACCTGGTGGCATTGCCTGTGGGCAGGGATTATGGTCTGAATGTAAACAGGAAAGGATACCTGTTCTATTCTGAGAATTTCTCACTGAAAGGTGCAGATAAGGATACTGGTTATTTCAGAGAAGTGCCTTTGGTACCACTGGATACAAGTGCAATTATGGTATTGAACAATGTGTTCTTTGCCAGCAGGGAGTTTACATTGAAACCGGAGTCTTTTGTAGAGTTGAACAGGTTAGTTGGATTGATGAAAGAAAACCCGACGATGATCGTGGAAATAAGCGGGCATACGGATAATGTGGGTAATGATCAGATCAATCTGACACTGTCTGATAAACGCGCACAGGCAGTGGTGCAATATCTGGTGCAGAAAGGGATAGAACCTGAGCGGTTAGTGGCGAAAGGATATGGAGAAGGTAAGCCGGTGGCGGATAATGAAACGCCGGAAGGAAGGGCGCAGAACAGGCGAACAGAGTTTAAGGTTATTAAGTTATAATTAAAAAGGCGTCTTCTTCGAAGACGCCTTTTTAATTTTGTGCAGGCCTCCGGCGGCACTGCCGTGGGCCTGACTAATGGCCTTAATAATTTCTTAGTTGCGTTTGCAATATTGAATCGATATTTTGTTTATAATTATACTGGAACAATGCCGGTAACCAATCGCCATACATGGGGTTTGGCAACACAATAAACCGGCTCCCAAATTCAGCAGCAGATTGCTTTGTAGCCGCTTCTCTTTTATCAGCTGGTTGCTTTTCAAAGATGGCGGAGAAGTCTCCCAGATTATCCCCCATCAGCAAAATGATTTCGTGTGTTTGTGCTACATGCAAACGTCTTTCTTCCTTGCTGGAAGTTGTTGTTTTTAGGATCAGGTGTTCATTATCTGCATCAGGAAAATTCCAGCGTTGTAAATTTTGTAATGTTACGCTACGTTCTGCTTCTGAACGGTTTGTGATATAGTAAACATGCACCCCTTTTTCAGCTGCATATTTTAAGAAGGACAATGCCCCGGGTACGGTATCAGCAGCGGCTTTGCTGGTCCATTCCTGCCAGGTTTTGTCACTGTAATTTTCTCCTTTCAACGCAACATGTACATTGTAAGGACTATTGTCTAAAATTGTTTCATCAATGTCTGTAACAATCGCCATTGGCTTTGTAAAATTGTGTTGGAGATCTTCGTTGAGACGAAGACGGGCGATGTTGTATGCCTGAAAACAGAGGGCTTTATATTCAGCAGAACGTTGTTGCCATAAGGCCGCAAATGCAGGTCCATAAGGCACTAAGGCCGTATGCTGTGCAACTGGTTTCGGTGCCTTGCATGCGAATAAGAGGGAGAATGCGAGGAGAAAAGTGAGGCGGTTTGATAAAAACATGAAATTAAAATTGTAACTTAAATTAGTTGACCACAAAAGTAGGGAAATGCAGGAAGAAACACGTTATCAGATTGCACTTACGAAAATACCACAGATAGGGAATAAGATAGCACAACAGTTAACCACTTACTTTGAAAATGCAGGTAACATTTTTAAAGCGAGCCGAAGAGAGCTGGAAAGCCTGCCTATGCTGGGGAAAGTAAGAGCGAATGCCATCAGGCAGTTTAATGATTTTCGCTGGGTAGACAGGGAAATGAATTTCCTGGAAAAGTACCAGATTGCAGCCATCAGTTTTCAATCTCCACTATATCCACAAAGGTTGCTGCATTGTTATGATCATCCATTTCTGCTATATTATAAAGGGAATGCAAATCTGAATGCTACTCGTATCATTAATGTGATCGGTACACGAACACCTACGGCACATGGCAGGGAAGTGTGTGCAAATCTGATAGCGGGGCTGGAATCCAGTAATATTATGGTAGTGAGCGGACTGGCCTATGGCATAGATGTGCTTGCCCATGCTACGGCACTGAAGCATGGTATGCCTACCATTGGCATACTGGCGCATGGACTGGACAGGATCTATCCTGATGTACATGCAAATACCGCCAGGCAGATGGTGGAACAAGGGGGATTGCTTACAGAGTATGGCAGAGACACCACCCCTGATAAGCCTAATTTCCCTAAAAGGAACCGGATAGTGGCAGGGATGTCGGATGCTACCGTATTGATAGAGAGTGGTATAAAAGGAGGATCAATGATCACCGCAGATATTGCCAATAGTTATAACAGGGATGTATTTGCTATTCCGGGGCGTGTAGGAGATCCGAAATCAGCGGGATGTCATCACCTGATAAAAAATAATCAGGCAATGCTGATTACGGATGCAGAAGATATATTGAAGGCCATGAACTGGGATGATGCGGTCAGGAAGCCCGTAATGCCTCAGCAGCAGGAGATACAGGAGGAACTGAAAGAAGAGGAGCGGCAGATATTAGCGCTTTTTAACAGGAGTGAGCATTTTCATATAGATCATATATATAGCAGAAGTCCATTGCCGGAGAGCAAAGTAGCCTCCGTGATCTTTCAGCTGGAAATGAATAAATTGTTAAGAAGTACACCGGGGCAGCGCTACCAGCTGGTTTGACCTGATTTAAAATTAGGCATGGGGATGACCAGCGTCACAACAATTTTTCTATTAACTTAAATAGCTGTAGATTTGCGTGCAATTATTTAATAACTGACAAATAGTTGCAACATGCCTGCCGGAAAATCAAAACCGAAATTTGTAGAGGACGGACTTACCTTTGACGATGTACTTCTGGTTCCAGCCTACTCTGAAGTCTTGCCCAGAGACGTTAATATCAGCACGCAACTTACTAAAACTTTACGCCTGAACATTCCAATGGTCTCTGCTGCCATGGATACCGTTACAGAAGCTAACCTGGCTATCTCTTTGGCACGCCAGGGTGGCATCGGTATTCTGCACAAGAATATGTCCATTGAAAAACAAGCCGAGCAAGTACGTAAGGTAAAGCGTAGTGAAAACGGGCTGATCCTCGATCCGGTGACTCTGCATGCAAATGCATCTATCGGGGAAGCGCTCCGCCTGATGAAAGAAAACAGCATCGGTGGTATTCCTATCATAGACGAAAGCAAAAAACTCGTTGGTATCCTTACCAACCGTGACCTGCGCTTTGAAAGGAACATGAAACGCGTAGTAAGCGAAGTAATGACTTCTCAGAACCTTGTAACTGCACCAGAAGGTACCGATCTGAAGAAAGCAGAGAAGATCCTTCAACAGAATAAAATCGAGAAATTACCAGTAGTTGGAAAGAATGGTAAACTTGTAGGATTAATCACTTACCGTGATATTCTGCAGCTGACCAGCTATCCAAATGCCATCAAAGATGAATATGGTCGTCTTCTTGTAGGCGCCGCATTAGGTATCACTCCCGATGTACTGGACAGAGCACAGGCACTCATCAACGTTGGTGTAGATGTAGTATGTCTCGATAGCTCACACGGTCACTCAGTAGGTGTACTGAATGGTCTGAGAAAACTGAAGAAAACCTTCCCTAAATTACAGGTGATTGCAGGTAACGTAGCTACCGGCGATGGTGCACTGGCACTGGCTGAAGCAGGTGCTGATGCAGTGAAAGTAGGTGTTGGACCGGGTTCTATCTGTACTACCCGTGTAGTAACAGGTGCTGGTTTCCCTCAGCTCTCTGCTGTAATGAATGCAGCTACTGCCCTGAAAAAACTGGGTGTACCGGTTATTGCAGATGGTGGTATCCGTTATACCGGTGATATGGTGAAGGCTATCGCTGCAGGTGCATCCTGCGTAATGGCTGGTTCTATCTTTGCTGGTACTGAAGAAAGCCCTGGAGAAACTATCATCTACGAAGGACGTAAGTTCAAATCATATCGTGGTATGGGTTCTCTGGAAGCGATGGTAGAAGGTTCCAAAGATCGTTACTTCCAGGATGAAGATGATATCAGGAAACTGGTACCAGAAGGTATCGTAGGTCGCGTACCTTACAAAGGTAACCTGGGTGAAGTGATTCAGCAGTATGTAGGTGGTCTTCGTGCTGGTATGGGTCTGACTGGTTCTAAAGATATCAAAGCACTACAGGCTGCACAGTTTATCAGGATCTCTTCGGCTACCGTAAAGGAAAATCACCCACATGATGTGGTGATCACCAAGGAAGCACCGAACTATAGCAGATAATTAATGGTAAGATAATGGAAGGGAGTGTATCATACTTTTGATACACTCCCTTTTTCATTGAAAATAGTTAGTCTGTGTCATAATTTTGATATGACTCTATATGCTTAAAATTTTCATTTCGTGCTTATAGCAACAATCGTTTGTACTTAGAGTCTTAAATCAGTTTTCTTTACAGGCTTAAAAAGCACCAATAAGAGGTCGATTTTTGTAACTTAGTAATCTTATTGAGATGGGGGTAATGCCTCAAGCTCGCGCAGGCGCCTGAGATAATTATTTATCTGCGCCTGCTTTCTTTTTTTAAGCCACTCCTGATTATCCGGTTCCATATATGGCACTCTATTTTTGAGTATAAAATAAGTGGCAATGAGGATTTTGTGTGCAATGGCGATAAGAGCACGTTTTTTACCTCTTCGCACACTTAAAGAGTAATATCTTCTTTTCAGATAAGATTCCTTTGTATGTACAGCGGCCCAGGCCGCCTCCACCAGTGCTGTTTTAAGAGAACTGTTGCCATGATTGATACGTTCACTTTTCTTTTTTCCGGCACTTTCATTATTACCCGGACATAAGCCACACCAACTGGCTAAATGATGCTGATTTGGGAAGGCATGCATATCTGTACCTATTTCGGCTAAGATGGCTGTAGCTGTTTGTTTTTGTACTCCGGGAATAGTCTGAAGTAATTTTACTTCTTCTTCCCATTTTCTTAAGTACTGATCAATACGGTTATCTACCTGACAAAGCAGTTCATTTAGCTGTAAGATAGCAGCTTTAGACAGGTTGAGCATAAAACGGTGATGCTCATTAAGATTACCTTCTAAAGCAAGAATAAGTTCTTGCTTCTTGATTTTGAGCCTACCTTTGGCCAGATTGGCCAATATCATGGGATCCTGTTCTCCATCAATAATAGCAGAGATCATTGACCAGCCGCTTATGCCGAACACATCACTGACAACGCTGCTCAATTTGATATTGGCAGTCTCTAAAATGTTCTGTAATCGGTTATATTCACTGGAGCGTTGGCCTATTACTTTACGTTTGTATCGGTACAATTCCCGTAATTCACGAGTGTATTGGGGTGGAATAAAACTTCCTTTTAGTAGCCCGCTTAGCAATAATTTTGCAATCCAGGCACTGTCATTACGATCAGTCTTATGACCCGGCACATATTTAATATGCCGGGCATTGACCAAAATAAGTTCAAAGTGAGGTTCTAGTATATTAAAAACAGGCTTCCAGTAAACACCCGTGCTCTCCATTGCGACATGTGTAATGCCCGATTCTTCCAACCAGGCTACCAGGTCCTTAAGTGAACTTGTGAAGGTGCTAAAAGTGCGGGTTTGTTCCTGCAAATTATCACCCCTGATGGTAGCTACTACATTCTCCTGGTGAACATCGAGGCCACAGCCACGACTCACAACCTGTTCAAAACTGATATGTGATTGTTCCATGGTAGTACTTTTGTCGAAGGTACCACCATTTTCATAGTCGTTTGTGAATTCGGTTCATGAGGGTTTTCTTTGAAAATGGTTTTCATTACCCGTTGGTGAATACCCTCTTTCGTGCATGTTTTATTTGGGTACCCGACGGAGCCAGGTAGTTTTTTAAGCGATCCGCAGCGTCTCATTTTACTTTTATGTTTCCTCCTTTTTTATTTTGATGCCGCTTAGTCATAATCCTTATTTTTGACCCGCTATGGCAAAACGTTATTTACCCGCTATTTTGAGCCTTACAGGCAGCCTGCTCCTCTGGGCAGCATGGCCCACCTCACCCCTCACCTTTTTGATTTTCATTGCATTTATCCCCCTGCTTCGCCTGGCGGATATTGTAGAGAACAGGGGCCGCTTTTTCGGATGCGCCTTCCTGTTACTCTTCTGCTGGAATGTAGCCACTACCTGGTGGGTAGGCAATACCACCGTGCCTGCCAGCGGTGTAGCCGCCAATCTGCTCAATACCCTGTTCATGCTTGTACCCGTGATGGGATACCGCAGAACCCGTAAATGGGTGAGCCCGACCCTTGCTTATTTTACGTTCATTGTCTACTGGATGACGTTTGAATACATCCACCTGCAATGGGAACTTAGCTGGCCATGGCTCAGCCTTGGCAACGCTTTTGCCATGCATCCTACATGGGTACAATGGTATGAATATACAGGCGTAAGTGGTGGTACACTATGGATACTGGTTACTAACCTTGCGATTTACCATGTTTGGTTTCAGTATAAATTTTACAAACGGCCTGTTGTAAAACAGATCTGGAAACCGGTATTGATACTGGTAGTGCCTTTGCTGATAAGTGGTTTCATTGACACAGGGTTGCATGCTCCTCAAAAAACTACCGAAGTCGTTGTAGTACAACCCAACATTGACCCTTACGATAAATTTGCAGATGAAAATGAATCGCTGGAAGTTAATAAAATGCTTCAGCTCACTGAAGAGAAAATTGACTCCAATACCGCTTTTATCGTATGGCCTGAAACAGCCCTTTTTGTACATGGTGCGTGGGAAGACAAAATCGCTTACGAAAACTATACGCAAAGGATCCGGTTATTATTACACAAATATCCAAAAGCCAGTCTGGTAACAGGAGCCGTTACACTGAAGCGCTATGAGAAAAATGATGAACCCTCTACATCTGCCCGCCATAATGCTGATGGTGATATGGTATATGATGTATTCAATGCCGGTGTGCTTATAGACACATCGAACCTGGTCCAGGTTTATCATAAATCTAAACTGGTGCCGGGTGTTGAGTTGATCCCGTATGTTCACTACCTGAAATTTATGGATTACCTGGCCCTGGATCTTGGAGGTATTAGTGGTAGTTATGGCCGTACACCGGGTGTAGCAATCATGGAAAACAAGGCTGCCAACATAAAGGTATTTCCGACTATCTGTTATGAATCTGTATATGGGGAATTTGTGGCTGAGCATGTAAGAAAAGGTGCGAACATTCTTTTTATTATGACCAATGATGGCTGGTGGGGAAATACCGAAGGCCACCGTCAGCACCTGCAATATGCCCGTCTGCGTGCTATTGAAACCCGTCGTTGGGTGGCCAGAAGTGCCAATACCGGCATCTCGGCATTCATAGATCCCGGGGGAAATATTACAGCATCTCTTCCTTACTGGCAGGAGGGCGTTTTAAAAGCAAGTGTAACACCAGGCAATTATATGACGTTCTATGTAAAATATGGAGACTTATTGTCAAAGGCGGCTGTTCTATTTTGTATATTGCTGATCCTTTACAGTTTCTTTTTGCGGCTGACACGTAAACGTTTGTAAACATCAACAAAATCTATTTTACGTTACCGGTTGTTCCTCAATAATTATTGCCGCGCCAACATAATAACGTATTCAAATAAATTATTTTTCTGATGCCGAATAAACTTTCTACCCAAAATATTCATCTAATAGAAGAGAGACCCGTAATAGTATTGCTGCATGGATTTGCTGAAAATTCGGAGATCTGGAATGTGCAGAAAGCATATTTAAGTGAATACTTTGAGGTAATTGCGCTGGATTTACCGGGAGTTGGCAATAATCTGCTCACCACTGCGTTGACTATTGATAGCATGGCTGATAATGTCTATACCTCATTACAGTCTGCCGGTATTGAAAAGGCAGTGATCATCGGCCACTCCATGGGTGGATATGTAGCCCTCGCTATTGCAGAAAAGTACCCATCAATACTACAGGGAATGGGCCTGTTCCACTCTACAGCCCTCGCTGATACTGAAGAGAAGAAAGAAGCGCGCCGTAAATCGATCAAGCTGATGGAACAATATGGCAGTGAAGCATTTATCAGGCAGGCATTCCCGAATATGTTCAGCCCGGGTTTTAAGGCGAAACATCCGGAAAGTGTTGAAGCATATGTGAACATGGGCATTGCTTGTCCCCTTGCTTCTATGGAAGCATATTATGAAGCCATGATAACAAGACCTGACCGCACCGCCGTGTTGTCATCTATACTAGTACCAGTGCTGTTTGTAATCGGAAAAGATGATACAGCCGTTCCTCTTCAAAGTGTATTGCCACAGGTGTCCCTTCCACGGACCAGCAGCATTTACATTTTTGAAGAAACAGGACACATGGGTATGTGGGAAGTTCCCTCTGCCAGCAATCAGCTCTTGCATCAGTTTACTCTTTTTTGCCAAGATCAAAAATTGTGAAAAGAACCCTTCTATTGCTCCTGATACTCTCCTATGGATTGATTTCCAAAGCTTCCCATATCATTGGGGGGGAGATGTCGCATAAGTACATATCCAGTACCACTACTACCGTTACCTACCAGGTGACGCTGAAGCTATACCGTGTGTGTGATGAAGCTGCTAACCTGGCCGAACTGCCTAACTCTGTATACTTTGCAGTGTTCAGTAATTCGGATAACAGTCAGCTCTCCGGCTCTCCTTTCCTGATATCACAAACCAGCAAGCAGACTATACAATCCGGGCAGGCAGATCCATGTATTGTCAATCCTCCTGAAATTTGTTTTCAGATCGGTACATATGTAGGAACGGTAACTGTACCTATCAGTACTGCAGGATACACCGTATCATTCCAAACCTGTTGTCGCGACTACACCATGTCGAATATCGTGGATACGCACCAGGCAAATGATGAAACCAACTACCCGGGTAACGGCGCCACCTACTTTACAGAATTACCCGGTACTACCAATAATTTTATTACGAACTCAAGCCCGGTATTTAATAAGGATGAAGCCATCCTGGTTTGTGCCAATAAGAAATTTACTTACGATTTCTCTGCAACTGATCCTGATGGTGATAGTATTGTATATGTATTCTGTGCAGCTTATGGTGGTGGTAAGGTCACCAATGGTGGGGATAAATATGCTACACCACCTGCTGCCGTAGCACCACCTTATTCTTCCGTTCCTTACAAAAGTCCTTATACAGGTACGACTCCCCTAGGAGATGATGCCTATATCGTATCCAATTCCGGTTTGATCACAGGTATTGCACCCGATCCGGGAAAATATGTGGTCACTGTATGTGCCTATGAATACCGGGATGGTCAATTACTCGGCATTCACAGGAAGGATTTTCACATGATCGTCACCACCTGCGTACGCGAAGTGGAAGCAGCTATGCCGGATAAATACGATGATTGTTCAGGGTATACCATCACCTTCCTGAACTACAGTACGGAGGGTAAAACCTATGACTGGGATTTTGGGGATGGCACTACTTATACCACTACCAGCACTGATCCTATACCACATACCTATGCTGCAGAAGGAGTGTACAATGTAAAACTCTGGGTAGATAGTACCAGCAATTGCGGCGACAGCGCAACTGCGGTGGTATATGTATATCCGAAGCTCACGCCGGATATGAGCATTGCTGGCTTGTGTAGTAATACTACAACAACATTTACCAATACATCGGCCACCACCAGTGCTACAGATGCCATTGCCACTTACAGGTGGGACTTTGGCGATACCAGTACATCGGCAGATACGTCATGGTCTTCTGTAGCTACGTATAAATATCCAGGTCCAGGCACTTATACTGTTATCCTGGATGTCACTACCACGAATGGTTGTGTCAGATCCGATACCA
This Chitinophaga sancti DNA region includes the following protein-coding sequences:
- a CDS encoding 7-carboxy-7-deazaguanine synthase QueE, producing the protein MSTTATYPNVRTLPVMERFYTIQGEGNYQGCAAYFIRLGGCDVGCHWCDVKDSWEADRHPQLALTDIVGEAASYPGRIAVITGGEPLMHNLDALTADLHAAGFRTHIETSGSSPLSGNWDWITLSPKKFKAPLPEICALAHELKVVIFHKSDFAWAEKYAALAGPHCKLYIQPEWNKAAEMTPLIIDYIKDNPRWQLSLQVHKYINVP
- a CDS encoding OmpA family protein; the encoded protein is MAKFPILLSCLVICLGVHAQVVTYDNAKKKAQKSFDNAQLAVSEYKTEDAIIYLQEAIRAEPGFADAYGQMTISYVELKKYNEAITSFETLRRLDSNSIRPALMAYSKALAGVGRFSEALTNINLYIATGKINNPKAQALQKTYTYAAREAAHPVPFTPINLGDNINTKDAEYFPSLTIDNQMLVFTRRVNGKNEDFYVSERDDSMHWKKAYNMGAPINSTAFNEGAQNISQDGNMLVFTGCNFPNGRGSCDIYYAIRTEEGLWVEPMNLGNPINTRDWESQPCLSPDKQTLYFSRATTDAGSDIFMSQLQANGRWGTPERLGPNINTTGDEATPFIHADNQTLYFASNGHEGFGSMDLFYSRRQADGSWGPAVNMGYPINTTDEESSLVVAADGKTAYYASDRTDSRGSLDIYSFELYPAARPLKTLYVRGYVFDKKSQKRLVANIELQDLETGQTMASIKSDLLGNYLVALPVGRDYGLNVNRKGYLFYSENFSLKGADKDTGYFREVPLVPLDTSAIMVLNNVFFASREFTLKPESFVELNRLVGLMKENPTMIVEISGHTDNVGNDQINLTLSDKRAQAVVQYLVQKGIEPERLVAKGYGEGKPVADNETPEGRAQNRRTEFKVIKL
- a CDS encoding 5'-nucleotidase, lipoprotein e(P4) family, encoding MFLSNRLTFLLAFSLLFACKAPKPVAQHTALVPYGPAFAALWQQRSAEYKALCFQAYNIARLRLNEDLQHNFTKPMAIVTDIDETILDNSPYNVHVALKGENYSDKTWQEWTSKAAADTVPGALSFLKYAAEKGVHVYYITNRSEAERSVTLQNLQRWNFPDADNEHLILKTTTSSKEERRLHVAQTHEIILLMGDNLGDFSAIFEKQPADKREAATKQSAAEFGSRFIVLPNPMYGDWLPALFQYNYKQNIDSILQTQLRNY
- the dprA gene encoding DNA-processing protein DprA — its product is MQEETRYQIALTKIPQIGNKIAQQLTTYFENAGNIFKASRRELESLPMLGKVRANAIRQFNDFRWVDREMNFLEKYQIAAISFQSPLYPQRLLHCYDHPFLLYYKGNANLNATRIINVIGTRTPTAHGREVCANLIAGLESSNIMVVSGLAYGIDVLAHATALKHGMPTIGILAHGLDRIYPDVHANTARQMVEQGGLLTEYGRDTTPDKPNFPKRNRIVAGMSDATVLIESGIKGGSMITADIANSYNRDVFAIPGRVGDPKSAGCHHLIKNNQAMLITDAEDILKAMNWDDAVRKPVMPQQQEIQEELKEEERQILALFNRSEHFHIDHIYSRSPLPESKVASVIFQLEMNKLLRSTPGQRYQLV
- the guaB gene encoding IMP dehydrogenase, which produces MPAGKSKPKFVEDGLTFDDVLLVPAYSEVLPRDVNISTQLTKTLRLNIPMVSAAMDTVTEANLAISLARQGGIGILHKNMSIEKQAEQVRKVKRSENGLILDPVTLHANASIGEALRLMKENSIGGIPIIDESKKLVGILTNRDLRFERNMKRVVSEVMTSQNLVTAPEGTDLKKAEKILQQNKIEKLPVVGKNGKLVGLITYRDILQLTSYPNAIKDEYGRLLVGAALGITPDVLDRAQALINVGVDVVCLDSSHGHSVGVLNGLRKLKKTFPKLQVIAGNVATGDGALALAEAGADAVKVGVGPGSICTTRVVTGAGFPQLSAVMNAATALKKLGVPVIADGGIRYTGDMVKAIAAGASCVMAGSIFAGTEESPGETIIYEGRKFKSYRGMGSLEAMVEGSKDRYFQDEDDIRKLVPEGIVGRVPYKGNLGEVIQQYVGGLRAGMGLTGSKDIKALQAAQFIRISSATVKENHPHDVVITKEAPNYSR
- a CDS encoding IS110 family transposase: MEQSHISFEQVVSRGCGLDVHQENVVATIRGDNLQEQTRTFSTFTSSLKDLVAWLEESGITHVAMESTGVYWKPVFNILEPHFELILVNARHIKYVPGHKTDRNDSAWIAKLLLSGLLKGSFIPPQYTRELRELYRYKRKVIGQRSSEYNRLQNILETANIKLSSVVSDVFGISGWSMISAIIDGEQDPMILANLAKGRLKIKKQELILALEGNLNEHHRFMLNLSKAAILQLNELLCQVDNRIDQYLRKWEEEVKLLQTIPGVQKQTATAILAEIGTDMHAFPNQHHLASWCGLCPGNNESAGKKKSERINHGNSSLKTALVEAAWAAVHTKESYLKRRYYSLSVRRGKKRALIAIAHKILIATYFILKNRVPYMEPDNQEWLKKRKQAQINNYLRRLRELEALPPSQ
- the lnt gene encoding apolipoprotein N-acyltransferase — protein: MAKRYLPAILSLTGSLLLWAAWPTSPLTFLIFIAFIPLLRLADIVENRGRFFGCAFLLLFCWNVATTWWVGNTTVPASGVAANLLNTLFMLVPVMGYRRTRKWVSPTLAYFTFIVYWMTFEYIHLQWELSWPWLSLGNAFAMHPTWVQWYEYTGVSGGTLWILVTNLAIYHVWFQYKFYKRPVVKQIWKPVLILVVPLLISGFIDTGLHAPQKTTEVVVVQPNIDPYDKFADENESLEVNKMLQLTEEKIDSNTAFIVWPETALFVHGAWEDKIAYENYTQRIRLLLHKYPKASLVTGAVTLKRYEKNDEPSTSARHNADGDMVYDVFNAGVLIDTSNLVQVYHKSKLVPGVELIPYVHYLKFMDYLALDLGGISGSYGRTPGVAIMENKAANIKVFPTICYESVYGEFVAEHVRKGANILFIMTNDGWWGNTEGHRQHLQYARLRAIETRRWVARSANTGISAFIDPGGNITASLPYWQEGVLKASVTPGNYMTFYVKYGDLLSKAAVLFCILLILYSFFLRLTRKRL
- a CDS encoding alpha/beta hydrolase, with protein sequence MPNKLSTQNIHLIEERPVIVLLHGFAENSEIWNVQKAYLSEYFEVIALDLPGVGNNLLTTALTIDSMADNVYTSLQSAGIEKAVIIGHSMGGYVALAIAEKYPSILQGMGLFHSTALADTEEKKEARRKSIKLMEQYGSEAFIRQAFPNMFSPGFKAKHPESVEAYVNMGIACPLASMEAYYEAMITRPDRTAVLSSILVPVLFVIGKDDTAVPLQSVLPQVSLPRTSSIYIFEETGHMGMWEVPSASNQLLHQFTLFCQDQKL